The DNA sequence ttaaaagttacatcatggaaataataaataatagtttcATTAAGAAACCAATAAACTATAATAGGACGGCTTGGTCTCTAGATATAGACTCTATCTCGCTGACAAATTCGATTCAtatgcatttaaatataatcagaAACGTTTGGATTTTCTTTAGTTCtccaagaaaaataaaattaatctatttctGTGCCAGGCGACACTCTATGATAGATTATAAGGTAGACGCTTCTCTGTCAGGAATATTAATCAAGTGTTGTCTCCAGTAGTATGAGGGAGGTCCATCGGTGAAGCAATATTTCCGTTTGAGTGGGGTGTCGTTCTTCATGTagtacataatatataaattacacatTTCGTCTTCGTTCGTTCCACCTATATACGTAACTCTGTCGCGCGTACTTTCCATGGTACAACGGGCAGTTAGTATGTCGCCGAATGTAACCGGAATTTTGTGGGTAACAGGATAAAACATTTGAGGCGTCAATGGATCTCTCTTGGCGATTTCAATCCACTTGTCATTCGGTTTTATTACGTAGCCAGATACGACTTTTCCGAGCGAATGGGTGTGCGTTCTATATGCAAACGGATATATAGTCTTATTCTCCATTATGGGACAAGACGATTCCATATAAGCTGTTTGTCTAGGTAGAATGTATCCGCCTGTCCCGAGCAAAATAACCCCAGCTTGGTTGTGCATTGTTTGAGTTGTATAATGTAGAATTACACCTGAATCATCCGTGCTGCCATCCTTAAAACGGTCAATGTGTGCATAATGCACTTGTAGCACTAGGTATTGTATAGGAGAATCGCCACCCACTTTAAATCCTACTCCTTTTGGTAGATCTAACTTAGGAGCGTCCCTTGCCCACGCATAAATAATCTGTGAAAGTAAAAAAACTTGTTACTTCAAAAGCatttgaaaagaaattcaaAGTATGTTTGgcaacattaatatttattacttgaGATCCTTGTAGACAAACAGGTGCTGTGTTTGCGTTATTTGCACTTGCCATTTCCCCACAGTTCCAAACTGCTTTTGAAGAACCTGGCTTGGTACAGCCATACAAAAGCATATGATGGGCTGTGTTCATTGTTGCATTCGGTTCAAAGccaataatgtaataatttttcgcaaagTCCACTCTTACAGGAGTGCACAAGTACAATTCAGGCTGTTAACATAAAATGtcacatattatttatattctacaagagtaatttcttacaaaagaaataataattaaaatatttatttattacaaactaACACCTTCACCACCCTTGCAAGTAGTACATAAATTGTCATAAgagctaaattaaaaatgatacaagTGCATAAATGTGTTTGCAAAAGAATTATCAGTTATCCgacttttaatacatttaatttttatcgcattgCAACAGCCATATGCTATCACGTAATCCTATTTCACACGTAGTGCGCGTATTATTCCCGTGTTATTTGAAAAGACTGAAGAAAAACACTTGCCTTGTACGGCCGTACGTTCGGCATTAGCAGCGAATACCTTTCGACATCATAGCAGTGTgtgaatttgaaaaaaatcgcgaatgCAAAGTAACACGTAAACACGCATCTCTTCCACATTTTTCACGTCAGTACTTCGCACGCGTCTGCCCTTACCAGCGCTGCGACAAGGGGATGCCACCTGTCAAATGCTACAGGTCGATCGATACGTCACCTAACTTGACCCAAGTCGAACCAAATGACGTCAAGAAAGGATATTTTTGGCTTGGAGATCTGGAGGAGAGATATCGTTCATTCTTTCtgtttttgttttcttctCTCGCATAGGTCCTTGATACGATTTCGAGACATCTCTAGATCTGCATCTCTAAGTTCTTTTATGTAgctttatttttcatgttagaaaaaaagatacagaGTTCAGATTTTTTTTGGAACTGTGATATTGGTGGCGGCATCGCGCGGGAGCGTATTATGTTTCTTATCGAACGATACGTCGGTAATTGCTGTTATCTCAATTATCTATCACTGCACTCTCGACTTTCATTCTTAGGACGGTAAAA is a window from the Cardiocondyla obscurior isolate alpha-2009 linkage group LG01, Cobs3.1, whole genome shotgun sequence genome containing:
- the Phm gene encoding peptidylglycine alpha-hydroxylating monooxygenase gives rise to the protein MWKRCVFTCYFAFAIFFKFTHCYDVERYSLLMPNVRPYKPELYLCTPVRVDFAKNYYIIGFEPNATMNTAHHMLLYGCTKPGSSKAVWNCGEMASANNANTAPVCLQGSQIIYAWARDAPKLDLPKGVGFKVGGDSPIQYLVLQVHYAHIDRFKDGSTDDSGVILHYTTQTMHNQAGVILLGTGGYILPRQTAYMESSCPIMENKTIYPFAYRTHTHSLGKVVSGYVIKPNDKWIEIAKRDPLTPQMFYPVTHKIPVTFGDILTARCTMESTRDRVTYIGGTNEDEMCNLYIMYYMKNDTPLKRKYCFTDGPPSYYWRQHLINIPDREASTL